Proteins encoded in a region of the Haloglomus salinum genome:
- a CDS encoding succinylglutamate desuccinylase/aspartoacylase family protein: MTDDAAADDEGQSLLPGPEDEPEPFTYDGGRVDPGETQNVRYGVSETYLGEPVRLPVTIVNGERAGPTMFLSAAAHGDELNGIEVVREVAHEWDHTDLAGTLVCLPVLNVPGFIAQQRYLPIYDRDLNRSFPGDPEGTSAKRIANRIHRNFLEPCDLGLDFHTSTRGRTNTLHVRADMEHQRVARVANAFASNVIIAGEGPSGALRREATEAGVPTITVEMGEAHRFQRDLIDRALAGTLSVMAEFGLRDEEAVAWPGWRTVVDGSAEKTWLRADAGGLVEMHHERGSLVYEGDTVCTITNPFKTDSAVVKAPFTGLLVGVLENPLVYPGNPLCHLVELDGRTRRALEREGERTSGGSA, encoded by the coding sequence ATGACCGACGACGCCGCCGCGGACGACGAGGGGCAGTCGCTCCTCCCGGGGCCCGAGGACGAACCCGAACCGTTCACCTACGACGGCGGGCGCGTCGACCCCGGCGAGACCCAGAACGTCCGGTACGGCGTCAGCGAGACCTACCTGGGCGAACCGGTCCGGTTGCCGGTCACCATCGTCAACGGCGAGCGAGCCGGGCCCACGATGTTCCTCTCGGCGGCCGCGCACGGCGACGAGCTGAACGGTATCGAGGTGGTCCGCGAGGTGGCCCACGAGTGGGACCACACCGACCTCGCGGGGACGCTGGTCTGCCTGCCCGTGTTGAACGTCCCGGGGTTCATCGCCCAGCAGCGCTACCTCCCCATCTACGACCGCGACCTCAACCGCTCGTTCCCGGGCGACCCCGAGGGCACGTCGGCCAAGCGCATCGCCAACCGTATCCACCGCAACTTCCTCGAGCCCTGCGACCTCGGCCTCGACTTCCACACCTCGACTCGGGGGCGGACCAACACCCTGCACGTCCGCGCGGACATGGAGCACCAGCGGGTCGCCCGCGTCGCCAACGCGTTCGCCTCCAACGTCATCATCGCGGGCGAGGGGCCGTCGGGGGCGCTCCGGCGCGAGGCGACCGAGGCCGGCGTTCCGACCATCACCGTGGAGATGGGCGAGGCCCACCGCTTCCAGCGCGACCTCATCGACCGAGCGCTGGCGGGGACGCTCTCGGTCATGGCGGAGTTCGGTCTGCGCGACGAGGAGGCGGTCGCCTGGCCCGGCTGGCGGACCGTGGTCGACGGCTCGGCCGAGAAGACGTGGCTCCGCGCGGACGCCGGCGGCCTCGTCGAGATGCACCACGAGCGCGGCTCGCTCGTCTACGAGGGCGACACGGTCTGCACCATCACGAACCCGTTCAAGACGGACTCTGCGGTCGTGAAGGCGCCGTTCACCGGACTCCTCGTCGGCGTGCTGGAGAACCCGCTCGTCTACCCGGGTAACCCGCTCTGTCACCTCGTCGAACTCGACGGGCGGACCCGGCGCGCGCTCGAACGGGAGGGTGAGCGTACGTCGGGCGGGTCTGCCTGA
- a CDS encoding LSM domain-containing protein: MPGRPLDVLEETLGEEVTVHLKGGEVYDGVLEGYDQHMNLVVADGENTTIIRGDNVVSIQPEP; this comes from the coding sequence ATGCCGGGGCGACCGCTCGACGTGCTCGAAGAGACGCTCGGAGAGGAAGTGACGGTTCACCTGAAGGGCGGCGAGGTGTACGACGGCGTCCTCGAGGGGTACGACCAGCACATGAACCTCGTCGTGGCCGACGGGGAGAACACAACGATTATCCGCGGCGATAACGTCGTCTCGATTCAACCAGAACCATGA
- a CDS encoding 50S ribosomal protein L37e produces the protein MTGAGTPSQGKKNKTTHVKCRRCGEKSYHKQKKQCASCGFGKSAKRRDYEWQGKTGDN, from the coding sequence ATGACTGGAGCCGGCACGCCCTCTCAGGGGAAGAAGAACAAGACGACCCACGTGAAGTGCCGCCGCTGCGGCGAGAAGTCCTACCACAAGCAGAAGAAGCAGTGCGCGTCCTGTGGCTTCGGGAAGTCCGCGAAGCGACGGGACTACGAGTGGCAGGGCAAGACCGGCGACAACTGA
- the purF gene encoding amidophosphoribosyltransferase, which yields MTGRDHRDLGGPTEKCGVVGVSLDERAAARPLYYALYALQHRGQESAGIVTHDGFQQHSHVEMGLVGDAFDEDDIDQLNGPVGIGHVRYPTAGSVNASCAQPFSVSFKSGSLGLSHNGNLVNAGEIRDELANLGHAFTSDGDTEVIAHDLARNLLEEDLVRAVKRTMSRIHGSYSLTIMHDDTVMGVRDPQGNRPLCIGEIDDGYVLASESAAIDVLDGELVRDVKPGELIILQPDGEGFDAYQLFEQENTAHCFFEHVYFARPDSVIDDHLVYDVRRDLGRALWDESGVDTDVVMPVPDSGRAFASGYAEAAQEEDASVEFAEGLMKNRYVGRTFIMPTQDARERAVRLKLNPIKDVVEDRTVTIIDDSIVRGTTSTQLVQLMRDVGAAEVHVRIGAPPIIAPCYMGIDMASREELIAADRTVPEIGDEISADSLEYLSIDAVADALDQSRADLCLGCVTGEYPYDIEGETTDRDVERPVIGSEPAAADD from the coding sequence ATGACAGGCCGGGACCACCGGGACCTGGGCGGCCCGACGGAGAAGTGCGGCGTCGTCGGGGTGTCCCTGGACGAGCGGGCCGCTGCACGGCCCCTCTACTACGCGCTGTACGCGCTCCAGCATCGGGGGCAGGAGTCCGCCGGAATCGTCACCCACGACGGCTTCCAGCAGCACTCGCACGTGGAGATGGGCCTCGTCGGCGACGCCTTCGACGAGGACGATATCGACCAGTTGAACGGGCCCGTCGGCATCGGGCACGTCCGCTACCCGACCGCCGGGAGCGTCAACGCGTCCTGTGCGCAGCCGTTCTCCGTCTCGTTCAAGTCCGGCTCGCTGGGGCTCAGCCACAACGGCAACCTCGTCAACGCGGGCGAGATTCGCGACGAACTCGCGAATCTGGGTCACGCCTTCACCTCCGACGGCGACACGGAGGTCATCGCCCACGACCTCGCGCGCAACCTGCTGGAGGAGGACCTGGTCCGCGCGGTCAAGCGCACGATGAGCCGCATCCACGGCTCCTACTCGCTCACCATCATGCACGACGACACGGTGATGGGGGTGCGCGACCCGCAGGGGAACCGGCCGCTCTGCATCGGTGAGATCGACGACGGCTACGTCCTGGCCTCCGAGTCCGCGGCCATCGACGTGCTGGACGGGGAACTCGTCCGCGACGTGAAGCCGGGCGAACTCATCATCCTCCAGCCCGACGGCGAGGGATTCGACGCCTACCAGCTGTTCGAGCAGGAGAACACCGCGCACTGCTTCTTCGAGCACGTCTACTTCGCGCGGCCGGACTCGGTCATCGACGACCACCTCGTCTACGACGTCCGGCGTGACCTCGGGCGCGCGCTCTGGGACGAGAGCGGTGTCGACACGGACGTCGTCATGCCCGTCCCCGACTCCGGGCGCGCGTTCGCCTCGGGCTACGCCGAGGCCGCCCAGGAGGAGGACGCCAGCGTCGAGTTCGCGGAGGGGCTGATGAAGAACCGCTACGTCGGGCGGACGTTCATCATGCCCACGCAGGACGCTCGCGAGCGCGCCGTCCGCCTCAAGCTCAATCCCATAAAGGATGTCGTCGAGGACCGCACCGTCACCATCATCGACGACTCCATCGTCCGGGGCACCACCTCGACGCAACTGGTACAGCTGATGCGCGACGTGGGGGCCGCCGAGGTCCACGTCCGTATCGGTGCGCCGCCCATCATCGCGCCGTGCTACATGGGCATCGACATGGCCTCGCGCGAGGAGCTCATCGCCGCCGACAGGACCGTGCCCGAGATCGGCGACGAGATCAGCGCCGACTCGCTGGAGTACCTCTCGATCGACGCGGTGGCCGACGCGCTGGACCAGTCGCGTGCGGACCTCTGTCTCGGCTGTGTCACCGGCGAGTATCCCTACGATATCGAGGGCGAGACGACCGACCGCGACGTGGAGCGGCCCGTCATCGGCAGCGAGCCGGCGGCGGCCGACGACTGA
- a CDS encoding DUF420 domain-containing protein, translated as MTTSEPGQGSLLPRDRVPEATALLTVVSLALVFAAALGVVPRGLLPRAPDSVLGAIPPVNAGISLVAIGTIVTGWRAIRRGNVQRHARLMVASFGLFAAFLVLYLYRVALLGPTPFPGPAAVEQFVYLPMLGIHILLAIVCVPLLYYVLLVAATRPTSEVFGSLHPRVGRVAASLWLVSFSLGIGVYAMLYLVY; from the coding sequence ATGACCACCTCAGAGCCGGGACAGGGATCGCTCCTCCCCCGGGACCGCGTGCCGGAAGCCACGGCACTGTTGACGGTTGTCTCGCTGGCACTCGTCTTCGCGGCCGCGCTCGGGGTCGTCCCACGTGGCCTGCTCCCTCGAGCACCCGACAGCGTACTGGGGGCCATCCCACCCGTGAACGCCGGTATCAGCCTCGTCGCCATCGGTACCATCGTGACCGGGTGGCGGGCCATCCGCCGTGGCAACGTCCAGCGCCACGCGCGCCTGATGGTGGCGAGCTTCGGCCTGTTCGCGGCCTTCCTGGTGCTGTACCTCTACCGGGTCGCGCTGCTGGGTCCGACCCCGTTCCCCGGGCCAGCGGCCGTCGAGCAGTTCGTCTACCTCCCGATGCTGGGCATCCACATCCTGCTCGCCATCGTCTGCGTGCCGCTGCTGTACTACGTGCTACTCGTGGCCGCGACGCGGCCGACGAGCGAGGTGTTCGGCTCGCTCCATCCGCGCGTCGGCCGCGTCGCGGCGTCGCTGTGGCTGGTCTCGTTCTCGCTGGGCATCGGCGTCTACGCGATGCTGTATCTGGTGTACTGA
- a CDS encoding rubrerythrin-like domain-containing protein — MTYSDPHHADDPIYECMDCGDRPSDVDGRLCPKCGGYLTNLGVARDR; from the coding sequence ATGACGTACTCAGACCCGCACCACGCCGACGACCCCATCTACGAGTGCATGGACTGCGGTGACCGTCCGTCGGACGTGGATGGCCGCCTCTGCCCCAAGTGTGGTGGCTACCTCACGAACCTCGGCGTCGCGCGTGACCGGTGA
- a CDS encoding helix-turn-helix domain-containing protein: MAKYSTGGRSGGASDSCELCGAEDRDLRTATVAGAKLEVCGECARHAEDGDDREQDDGEQERRREAARNTAKLNDARKGNPEHWEQGGTDYDDDPLPYLVRDYGDRLEAARQEAGLQTDELAGELGVDEADVLAVEQGRATRAGVGGSLITALEERLNVQLAEDT; the protein is encoded by the coding sequence ATGGCGAAGTATTCGACCGGGGGCCGAAGCGGTGGCGCCAGCGACAGTTGTGAGCTGTGTGGCGCCGAGGACCGCGACCTCCGGACGGCGACCGTGGCGGGCGCGAAACTGGAGGTCTGTGGCGAGTGCGCCCGGCACGCCGAGGACGGCGACGACCGCGAGCAGGACGACGGCGAGCAGGAACGTCGGCGAGAGGCCGCGCGTAACACCGCGAAGCTCAACGACGCCCGCAAGGGCAACCCCGAACACTGGGAGCAGGGTGGCACGGACTACGACGACGACCCGCTCCCGTACCTCGTGCGCGACTACGGTGACCGACTGGAGGCGGCCCGACAGGAGGCCGGCCTCCAGACCGACGAACTCGCGGGCGAACTCGGTGTCGACGAGGCCGACGTGCTGGCCGTCGAGCAGGGTCGTGCGACCCGCGCGGGCGTCGGTGGCTCGCTCATCACGGCGCTCGAAGAACGGCTCAACGTCCAGCTCGCCGAGGACACCTGA
- a CDS encoding ribonuclease H-like domain-containing protein produces MEGGSARLLALPPAVVADRSPDAVADACDYFDPDGVWVLATERAPRAHATVRSATGGAEAVPVVHTPLARDDAPRHDRLGSADGGVDVVSVRDPSALLEVGRQLRDGVIDAAPETTTFVACPVAVEVDATQLSATLPVAADLAALVATAPGNVVVLSDLLPADYDHEWTLDAPDGADETDGPLTVRLHGLGAAEGYGSRDVACLTLSPSGAVGTERVGADRFGLRALEGVGPRTADRLREAGVRSRADVRRTPLRQLTDVTGVGRDTAERATRHAEVLDSGDPLRLSTSALPGEPAARPPLCLDIETDGLSPTIIWQVGVYDPSADEHHAFTEREDPDDPGRVVERFVTWLLADHPERDLLTWNGNRFDYRHLTSFVERYCPEYAAAWDGYWKHDLYDWAVRQDNALLPGRTNKLDHVARKLGYAGADTGLDGAATAAAYGRLMRTGEPLDWARHEAYCEDDCRALWHVYEALKAADRRDSVAGAAERTTESEQTGLGDF; encoded by the coding sequence ATGGAAGGAGGGTCGGCCCGGTTGCTCGCACTCCCGCCGGCGGTCGTCGCAGACCGTTCGCCCGATGCCGTCGCGGACGCCTGTGACTACTTCGACCCCGACGGCGTCTGGGTGCTCGCGACCGAGCGCGCCCCCCGCGCGCATGCGACCGTGCGCTCGGCCACGGGCGGAGCCGAAGCAGTCCCCGTCGTCCACACGCCGCTCGCGCGTGACGACGCGCCCCGACACGACCGACTCGGCAGTGCCGACGGTGGCGTCGACGTGGTGAGTGTCCGCGACCCGTCCGCGCTCCTCGAGGTCGGGCGACAGCTCCGGGACGGCGTCATCGACGCCGCGCCCGAGACCACGACGTTCGTCGCCTGCCCCGTCGCGGTCGAGGTGGACGCAACGCAGCTGTCCGCGACACTCCCGGTCGCTGCCGACCTCGCCGCGCTCGTCGCGACCGCCCCCGGGAACGTGGTGGTCCTGAGCGACCTGCTGCCAGCCGACTACGACCACGAGTGGACACTCGACGCGCCCGACGGTGCGGACGAGACGGATGGACCGCTCACGGTCCGTCTCCACGGGCTCGGCGCGGCGGAGGGGTACGGCAGCCGTGACGTGGCCTGTCTCACGCTCTCACCCTCGGGCGCGGTCGGGACCGAGCGCGTGGGTGCGGACCGGTTCGGCCTGCGCGCGCTGGAGGGGGTCGGTCCGCGGACCGCCGACCGGCTCCGCGAGGCGGGCGTCCGCTCGCGCGCGGACGTTCGGCGGACACCGCTGCGACAGTTGACCGACGTGACCGGTGTCGGGCGCGACACCGCCGAGCGCGCGACACGGCACGCGGAGGTGCTGGATTCGGGTGACCCACTCCGCCTGAGCACGAGCGCGCTCCCCGGCGAGCCGGCCGCTCGGCCCCCACTCTGTCTCGACATCGAGACGGACGGGCTCTCCCCGACGATCATCTGGCAGGTCGGCGTCTACGACCCCTCTGCCGACGAGCACCACGCGTTCACCGAGCGCGAGGACCCGGACGACCCCGGCCGCGTCGTCGAGCGATTCGTGACGTGGCTGCTCGCCGACCACCCGGAGCGCGACCTGCTCACGTGGAACGGCAATCGATTCGACTACCGGCACCTGACGAGCTTCGTCGAGCGGTACTGCCCCGAGTACGCCGCGGCGTGGGACGGCTACTGGAAGCACGACCTGTACGACTGGGCCGTCCGGCAGGACAACGCGCTGCTCCCGGGGCGCACGAACAAGCTCGACCACGTCGCGCGCAAGCTGGGGTACGCGGGTGCCGACACTGGCCTCGACGGGGCCGCGACCGCCGCCGCGTACGGCCGGCTCATGCGCACCGGCGAACCCCTGGACTGGGCCCGCCACGAGGCGTACTGCGAGGACGACTGCCGCGCGCTGTGGCACGTCTACGAGGCGCTCAAGGCGGCCGACCGCCGGGACAGTGTCGCTGGCGCGGCCGAGCGAACGACCGAGTCCGAACAGACGGGGCTGGGTGACTTCTGA
- a CDS encoding DEAD/DEAH box helicase, producing the protein MTGDDPSAAATDALPLTGRELVETFPRYADLDEHVSVRELEPRAARTVPVDEVLRPELAANYPYDPFVHQARALAALDRGENVCVATSTSSGKTDVYALQIARNVLDARARDAESTAYVVYPMKALAQDQQRELSSLYDRLGLDIEVAVYDGDTELGETRRRIREEADVVISNFMGVNTYLHNHDVWSRFFNACDLVVVDESHTYTGVQGMHVAWILRRLKRVLDYYGSDPSFVCSSATIGNPGEHSEALLGEPVTVVDEDGSPRGRRDLVLWNPPPTERRADAGGEDTGGERDDGESFERQPASVEAPRVFSHLTYHDVRTLMFTPSRKLAELSVGRAREHRREHPRSYTASEPSPIEPYHAGQGKRKRHTTEQSLKSGALDGVAATSALELGINVGEIDATLLMGYPGQRQSFWQRVGRAGRDAADALSVLVADYATLDQYIVDNPVYLLEGDVEDAVVDTTNDRVFAQHLLCAADEVAIDETDAGEGPDDAFADRDRLERAVEMWRRAGKLTGHLETGVSYVGPPRPQTDVNLYATDDEQYQVRVTEDTPPEQEPDLEPLARERAFRDYHEGAVRVHGDQQYEVVDIEHGRDGGTSQPYVRLQPVDVDYYTRTRSEVTVLDAESEESREVNGFRLHFGTGSVLVHHAEYDRVRISDNERIGTPIPTELPPLTMDTQLCWVEVPEQVERGLVERYADYRVPDLPEEQQSPHLGYMGGLHAAEHGMIGAAPLELMLDPGDLGGLSTLLLDGHLAEAERAGSVDEGGATSADSDGDAPGSVEAVRTALEARQREGSLERSASGWFVYDGVEGGLGFSRAVYESFEALARRTRERIAACTCARTEGCPACVMDENCGNDNRPLHREAAVDVLDHLLGDADERALAPEETDERRPPLFYS; encoded by the coding sequence ATGACGGGCGACGACCCATCGGCGGCAGCCACCGACGCGCTGCCCCTGACGGGTCGGGAACTGGTCGAGACGTTCCCCCGCTACGCCGACCTCGACGAGCACGTCTCCGTCCGCGAACTCGAGCCACGGGCGGCCCGCACGGTCCCGGTCGATGAGGTCCTGCGCCCGGAACTCGCCGCGAACTACCCGTACGACCCCTTCGTCCACCAGGCACGGGCGCTGGCGGCGCTCGACCGGGGCGAGAACGTCTGCGTCGCTACCAGCACGTCCTCCGGGAAGACGGACGTGTACGCCCTGCAAATCGCCCGGAACGTCCTCGACGCGCGGGCCCGGGACGCCGAGTCGACGGCGTACGTCGTCTACCCGATGAAGGCACTCGCGCAGGACCAGCAACGGGAGCTGTCGTCCCTGTACGACCGCCTCGGGCTGGACATCGAGGTGGCCGTCTACGACGGCGATACGGAACTGGGCGAGACGCGCCGGCGCATCCGCGAGGAGGCCGACGTGGTCATCTCGAACTTCATGGGCGTCAACACGTACCTCCACAACCACGATGTCTGGTCGCGGTTCTTCAACGCGTGCGACCTCGTCGTGGTCGACGAGTCCCATACCTACACCGGCGTTCAGGGGATGCACGTCGCGTGGATACTCCGCCGGCTGAAGCGCGTCCTCGACTACTACGGGAGCGACCCGTCGTTCGTCTGCTCCTCGGCGACCATCGGCAACCCGGGCGAGCACAGCGAGGCGCTGCTGGGTGAACCCGTCACCGTCGTCGACGAGGACGGGAGCCCACGCGGGCGCCGGGACCTCGTGCTGTGGAACCCGCCGCCGACGGAGCGGCGAGCCGACGCTGGCGGGGAAGATACGGGGGGTGAACGCGACGACGGAGAATCCTTCGAGCGCCAGCCCGCCTCCGTCGAGGCGCCGCGCGTCTTCTCGCACCTGACGTACCACGACGTGCGCACGCTCATGTTCACGCCGTCGCGGAAACTCGCAGAGCTGTCCGTCGGCCGCGCCCGCGAGCACCGCCGGGAGCATCCGCGCTCATACACCGCCAGCGAGCCGAGCCCCATCGAGCCGTACCACGCGGGCCAGGGCAAGCGCAAGCGCCACACGACCGAGCAGTCGCTCAAGTCAGGCGCGCTCGACGGGGTCGCGGCCACGTCGGCGCTCGAACTCGGCATCAACGTCGGCGAGATCGACGCGACGCTCCTGATGGGCTACCCCGGCCAGCGCCAGTCCTTCTGGCAGCGCGTCGGCCGCGCCGGGCGCGATGCCGCGGACGCCCTCTCGGTGCTCGTCGCTGACTACGCCACGCTCGACCAGTACATCGTCGACAACCCGGTGTACCTGCTGGAGGGCGACGTGGAGGACGCCGTGGTCGACACCACCAACGACCGCGTGTTCGCCCAGCACCTCCTCTGTGCGGCCGACGAGGTGGCCATCGACGAGACCGACGCGGGCGAGGGCCCCGACGACGCCTTCGCCGACCGGGACCGCCTCGAACGCGCGGTCGAGATGTGGCGCCGAGCCGGGAAGCTGACGGGCCACCTCGAGACGGGCGTCTCCTACGTCGGCCCGCCGCGCCCGCAGACGGACGTGAACCTCTACGCGACCGACGACGAGCAGTACCAGGTTCGCGTGACCGAGGACACGCCGCCCGAGCAGGAGCCGGACCTCGAACCGCTCGCGCGAGAGCGGGCCTTCCGGGACTACCACGAGGGCGCGGTCCGGGTCCACGGTGACCAGCAGTACGAGGTCGTCGATATCGAGCACGGGCGCGATGGCGGCACCAGCCAGCCGTACGTCCGCCTCCAGCCCGTCGACGTGGACTACTACACCCGTACCCGGTCCGAGGTGACCGTGCTCGACGCCGAGAGCGAGGAATCGCGCGAGGTGAACGGCTTCCGACTCCACTTCGGCACCGGGAGCGTCCTCGTCCACCACGCCGAGTACGACCGCGTCCGCATCAGCGACAACGAGCGCATCGGCACGCCCATCCCCACCGAGTTGCCGCCGCTGACGATGGACACGCAGCTCTGCTGGGTCGAAGTTCCCGAGCAGGTCGAGCGCGGGCTCGTCGAGCGGTACGCCGACTACCGGGTGCCCGACCTCCCCGAGGAGCAACAGTCACCGCATCTGGGCTACATGGGCGGGCTCCACGCGGCCGAGCACGGGATGATCGGCGCCGCGCCGCTCGAGTTGATGCTCGACCCCGGCGACCTCGGGGGCCTCTCGACGCTCCTGCTCGACGGGCATCTCGCCGAGGCCGAGCGCGCGGGAAGCGTCGACGAAGGCGGAGCCACAAGCGCAGACAGTGACGGCGACGCCCCCGGCAGCGTCGAGGCAGTCCGCACCGCGCTCGAGGCCCGCCAGCGCGAGGGGTCCCTGGAGCGCTCGGCGTCGGGCTGGTTCGTCTACGACGGTGTCGAGGGTGGGCTCGGCTTCTCCCGGGCCGTCTACGAGTCGTTCGAGGCGCTCGCGCGGCGCACCCGCGAGCGCATCGCGGCCTGTACCTGCGCCCGGACGGAGGGCTGCCCGGCCTGCGTGATGGACGAGAACTGCGGCAACGACAACCGGCCGCTCCACCGCGAGGCCGCCGTCGACGTGCTCGACCACCTGCTCGGCGACGCGGACGAGCGGGCGCTCGCCCCCGAGGAGACCGACGAGCGCCGGCCGCCGCTGTTCTACTCGTAG
- a CDS encoding DUF7351 domain-containing protein — translation MSENPAASPLEAAVGGDMERATDAFAVLSNETRLAILLALWDAHDSVNPEDGISFSDLRERVGTTDSGQFNYHLEQLVGQFVRKVDDGYLLRRAGQKLVRTVIAGAGIEEPTLERTPIDVPCPYCGGQTAVLYDDEWLYHVCTECEGGFAGTNEQPDGYLTGAALDPAGFGDRSPEELWAAALSRGYQDMKTMLEGVCNECSGPVNLRLKVCEDHDEDGVCETCGRTPAALVILGCTVCKNYHASSPRSLVLHHPAVVAFYYERGVEVGYSHGAFEQIRRRDRLATRNEQRVVSADPHRVEVTVRHEGDELQLTMDEDAEVVAVEEH, via the coding sequence ATGAGCGAGAATCCGGCGGCGTCACCGCTGGAGGCGGCGGTGGGGGGCGACATGGAGCGTGCGACGGATGCGTTCGCCGTGCTCAGCAACGAGACGCGGCTGGCGATCCTGCTGGCGCTCTGGGACGCCCACGACTCCGTGAACCCCGAAGACGGCATCTCGTTCTCGGACCTCCGCGAGCGGGTCGGCACCACCGACTCCGGCCAGTTCAACTACCACCTCGAACAGCTGGTCGGGCAGTTCGTCCGCAAGGTCGACGATGGCTACCTCCTCCGGCGAGCCGGCCAGAAGCTCGTCCGCACCGTCATCGCGGGCGCGGGCATCGAGGAGCCGACGCTGGAGCGCACGCCCATCGACGTGCCCTGTCCGTACTGCGGGGGTCAGACCGCGGTGCTGTACGACGACGAGTGGCTCTACCACGTCTGTACCGAGTGCGAGGGTGGTTTCGCGGGGACCAACGAGCAGCCGGACGGCTACCTCACCGGCGCGGCGCTCGACCCGGCGGGGTTCGGCGACCGGTCGCCGGAGGAGCTGTGGGCGGCGGCCCTGAGCCGCGGCTACCAGGACATGAAGACGATGCTCGAGGGCGTCTGCAACGAGTGCTCCGGGCCGGTGAATCTACGGCTCAAGGTGTGCGAGGACCACGACGAGGACGGCGTCTGCGAGACGTGTGGCCGCACGCCGGCCGCGCTCGTCATCCTGGGGTGTACGGTCTGCAAGAACTACCACGCATCGTCGCCACGGAGTCTCGTGCTGCACCACCCCGCGGTCGTCGCGTTCTACTACGAGCGGGGTGTCGAGGTCGGCTACAGCCACGGTGCGTTCGAGCAGATACGCCGGCGTGACCGACTCGCCACCCGGAACGAGCAGCGCGTCGTCTCGGCAGACCCACACCGGGTCGAGGTGACTGTCCGACACGAGGGCGACGAACTGCAGCTGACGATGGACGAGGACGCCGAGGTGGTGGCCGTCGAGGAGCATTGA